The Undibacterium cyanobacteriorum genomic sequence AAGCCAATCAAAAAATTGCCACCATAAGCGCTTTGATGTTTCAATCAGACTTAATAATCGTGGTAAAACCTGATTTGGTTTTCCGGTATCCATGTTAATTCTCCTCAGGCTTCACTTGCTCAGTAGCCGAGTTCTTTGTTTGACGATCTTCTTTACCAACGAAACATTTCAATAAAAGAGAACCAAACACAAACCAATTTGCCAAGCTATGTAAGAACAGACATGAGCCAGCGATCAAGATCAATAAACACGCTAAGAACATTTTTCCCCAGCTAACGTGGATGACCCAATCAAGATAGTGTTCCCACAAATACTCGGCGGTTTCACCAACGTTCTTTACAAAATCCAGTAAAGGATTGTGTGTTCGATATTTGTCATGCGAATCATTCGAACGAAAATTTTGTTGAGAATTAAATTCTTCTTGTGTGTTTGAATTTGTTTGCTGATGATCTTGAGTCTGTTCGGTTTCTTTAAACTGAACGTCTTCAATTTGAGGTTCGATTTTTTCGACTTTATCGCTGTTGTTTGATGGTGTGAGTTCCATGATGTTCTCCTCCTGTTAAGAAACAAAACGCTGTTTCGATGTCTGCAGAATAGCAAGCACAAAATCAAGTTCCTAGCAGGCTGCGACTAAGAGACAAAACACGGGTATCAAACGTCAAATCAAAAGATAAATGGAAAATGGGATGCGGAAAATTAAGGTTCTTTTTCCTCAAGAATTAAGAAAAGTAAAACTTAATGGTGAGATAAATTGAGGGTTTCAAAGAGGATTTCGCCTACAATGATGGCTTTTGGATGGTTCAATTAAAACTATGTTTAGACTCAATTTTTTCTTCGCTTTGATTTTACTGCTTAGTGCATGTAGCCCGAAGTTTGACTGGCGTGAAGTTAGGCAGGAGGAAAATCGCTTTCAAGTTCTCATGCCAGGTAAAGCCGCAAATCTTAAACGTGACATTAGTCTCGATGGAATTAAGACAACCATGCATATGACAGCTAGCGAAGTCGAAGACATTAGTTTTTTAGTCGCTTATGTACATCTACCGACTGATCAAAACGATATCGAAAATAGTAAAAAACAACAGGCTATCGCTTTGAATGCTATGAAAATGGGCATGCTCAAGAATATTCAAGGAGAATGGATTTCGGGTACCAATGCAGCTAAGCCAAACAATACTGAATTAGCAATCGGGAACTCGACTAGTGGCAAGAAGTTGAAAATGCTAGCGCGCTTCGAACAAAGAGGTGAATATGTGATTCAAGTAATTATGCTAGGTAACGAAAAATCTTTTACTCAGGATGCTGCGGAGATGTTTTTCGATTCTTATAAATGGAATCCTTAACATAAAAAATAATTATGCTAGTTACATTTCAAACTTCTGCAACAGGCGAAATTACGATGTACCAATCACATATTGGTCCCGTGTTGGAAAAATTAGGTAAACACGTCGAACAAGGTGTCATTACGGTCGGTGAACTCGATAGTTTTATTCAAGCATTTGAAAAAATAATGGCCGAGGATCGTCAACAGCGCGCAACCGAAGTGGAAATTGATGATGATGAACTTGATGAAATCGACAAGAAGAAAAAAAGAGATTTCGTAAGTTTGTCTGCACGTCTTTTTCCTCTATACGAAATGCTCAAAGTCGCCCAGAAAAAACAAAAGGAAGTTATTTGGGGCGTCTAAGCAATGAGCGCACATGTTGAAAATACCGAGGAATTTTTTATTCAGAGCAGTGATGGTCTCCGCTTATTTGTGCGCGATTGGAAACCTGAAAAACGACACAAAAAAATAGGTGTCGTGATCGTGCATGGCTTGGGAGAACATTGTGGACGTTACATTCACATTGCACGATTTTTCTGCACCTTAGGATTCACTGTACGTTGTTTTGATCAAAGAGGGCATGGTCAATCAGATGGTCGCCGTGGTGATACCAGAACAGCTGCAAGTAATCTTGAAGATTTAGGCCTCATAATTGACGATTTTTCAGAGCAGCTTGATCAAGAGCCTCTACTATTTGGACATAGTATGGGAGGGCTTTTCGCTTGCCATCATGCATTGAGTAAACCACATAGCATCACTGGATTGATTTTGGTTTCGCCCGCTTTGTCTGTCAAAATTAATCGATTCCAAAGTTTTCTATTTGCTTTAGCATCGAAATTTTTTCCACATCTAGGTGTGGCACATGGCACTAACGGTAAGTATTTATCACACGATGATGAGGTCGTATATGAATATCAAAATGATCCCTTAGTCCATACGAAGATTAGTGCAGCTCTTTTTAAAAGCATGTTGACCTCGATGAAGTATGTTCATGCGCATCCGCATCAATTGAAGGTCCCTTTGTTACTGATGATCGCGGGAGATGATCAAATCGTAGACAGTAAAGGTGCGCAAAACTTTGCTGAGCATCTGGATCATAGACTTACAGCGGCAAGTGCGACCACAATCACGTATGCACATTTTTATCACGAAATATTTAACGAATTAGATGCCATTAAGGCTTTTGATGATCTACGAACTTGGTTGGATCAGAAGAATTTGATGCCTAGCCAATAAAGAATAGTTTATTAAAGAGTAGTTTATGACTGAATCCACGCGAAAAACCTTAACACGACCAATCATTAGTAAGCCAGCGAAGCTAGCGAAATCAGCTAGCACAAAGAAACCTCATCGGGCCTCGCAAACTGTTAATGAAAATCGGAAACCTCGTCAAACTCCTTACGATATCAAACCCGATACAAGGGTTTCGATCAGTCCAGATCAACCAGAATTATTAGCTCTCAAAGCTGATTCCTTAGCTCTTAGCTTATCTGCGGCTGCACAGGCGGTATCTTACGTGTTAGATGGGACGGCCCTTCCACAGGCTTTGTCCCGGGTTTTTGCTCAAGAAGAATACACGCCGCAAATGCGGGGTGCTATTCAAGACATTTCATATCGCACGATGCGCCAAGTGGGGCGAGTTGATGCGCTCATCACTTTGATGACGAATAAACCTGTTGAGCCTCCCTTGCTGTATAGCTTGTTGTGCTGTGCTCTGAGCTTATTAGTTGTCGAAGCTGATGAAACACCACCGTATAGCGAGTTCGTGGTGGTCGATCAAGCCGTTAACGCGGCTTCTTCAAATAGTCATATGGTATTTGCTAAAGGAATGGTCAATGCTGTCCTTCGGCGCTTCCTGCGAGAAAAAGAAAGTCTCATTCCAACGGTCTTGAAACAACCAGCCGCCATGTGGAATTACCCACAGTGGTGGGTCGATCAAACCAAAGCTGCTTATCCGGATACTTGGCAAGCCATCCTCAAGTCGGGTAATTTGCCACCACCGATGACCTTGCGCGTAAATCGCCGGATCTCGAACATAGAGTATTACCTTAAGACGCTCAAAGAGCATGGGATTGAGGCTAAACAAATTGGCCCATCGGCGATTCAGCTAAAGCGACCATTACCGGTTACGCAAATTCCTGGTTTTGAACAAGGTGTTGTTTCGGTACAGGATGCGGCAGCACAGTTAGCTGCGCCTCTACTCGATCTTCAAGATGGTATGAGAGTGCTTGATGCATGTGCCGCTCCAGGTGGTAAAACTGGGCATATTCTTGAACTGGCTCAAGTTGAATTACTAGCAATCGAAACGGATGCTAAACGGATTGAGCGCATTCACGAAAATTTAGCGCGATTACAATTATTTGCCGAAATTAAGCAAGGCGACGCAAGTCGCATGAATTGGTGGGATGGGAAAGCTTTTGATCGAATACTTGCTGACGTTCCTTGTACAGCCTCAGGTGTGGTGAGACGGCATCCTGATATTCGCTGGTTGCGTAGAAAGTCAGATGCCGCGCAATTGGCGGTCACTTCGACCCGAATTCTCGACAATTTGTGGAAGATGCTGAAACCAGGTGGAAAACTCCTATTGGTGACTTGTTCAATTTGGCCGATTGAATCAGAAAAACAAGCGCAATCTTTTGCTGAGAGACATGGTGCACGACGTTTTCCAGCGCCTGGTCAGTTGCTACCGACGTCAGATCCAGACAACGAACATGATGGTTTGTTTTATGCCCTCTTTCAAAAACCAGAGGAATGAACTTTGTTTCAAGTTATCATGTCAATTGTGATACAGGTGAGACGTAATCAAACAAACTGACATGTGGGTTAAGCAATTTTTAAATGCTACGTGGAAAACATTCTTGGGCAATGTAGTTCGCTCAGGCATGCTCCTGCTCGCTATTTTCTGTTTGAGTTTTTCTTGTGTTGATTCGGTGCGTGCCGAAGGTATCGAAGTCACCACCGCAAAATTGGAAGCATCCGATGATGGCTATCGCGTGCTGGTTGGTTTCGCATTTGAATTAGGAAGTGACGTCCGCGCGGCTATTAATGAGGGTATTCCAGTTTCCTTTATTGCCGAAGTCGAAATTAATCGACCGCGGTGGTACTGGTTTGATGAAAAAACCATTCGTTCTACACAGACCATTAAGATTCAATATGATTTGTGGCGACGGCAATATACCGCCGCGGTGAACGGTGGATTGAAGCAAAACTTTACGACCTTAGATGAAGTGATCAATCTGGTCAAACAACCGCGTCGATGGTTGGTTGCAGAAAAAAATGGCTTGAGTGCAGGGGCGAACTATAACGTTGCTGTGCGACTTAAATTAGACAGTAGTCAATTATCAAAACCTATGTTGTTCACGAGCTTGAGCAATAGTGGTTGGCGTCTTTCATCTGATTGGAAGCGGTTTACATTCAAGGTGGAAGAGAAGTGACAAGGTTTCTTAAGTATGGCCTCTTAATCGGCGGCGCTTTGATGAGCGTCTTGTTTTTTTTCCTCATCACAGCGACCGAGAATTCCAGCCGTTTTCTCGCCTCCAATAATACTTTTACTTTGTTATTGATCGCTAATGCGGTGGTAGCAGCAGGTCTCCTCGCGATGGTATCAGCATTGCTTTGGCAATTGATACGTCGCTATCGTCAACGCGAATTCGGTTCGCGCATCATGACGCGCTTGGTTATTTTGTTTGCTCTAGCGGGAATTCTCCCCGGTTCACTGATCTATATCGTTTCGGTTCAGTTCGTCACGCATTCAATTGATTCATGGTTTAGTGTGAAATTGGATCCGCTCTTAAACTCAGGGATTAATCTCGGTGATACGGCGCTTCAGTACACCTTGAAAGATTTGGAATCCAAAGCGCGTAGTATGGCGAATCAATTGTCTGATCCATCGGACGCTAGTCTGCTGCCAATTCCAATTAAGCTATCTCGGATTCGCGAACAAATGCAAATTCAAGAGGCGACTATTATTTCCGCGAAAGGAAAATTGATCGCAACAACGAACGCCAAACGCGGTAGCTTTATCCCAGAAATGCCATCGATAAGCATGATTCGTGCGGCTCAGTTGGAAGGGAAATTCGCTCAGATTGGTAGTCACAATGATCATACTGGCGAAGATCCAAGTAAGAATCTGTTTACCGAAACGCATAACAAAGCAGGTGCGGATGCGGCTAATCAGGAGTTTTTGCGCGTCATCGTAGCGCTTCCGTCGATGGGCCTGAACAATCTGTTTCAGAACGAAACGAACTATCTACAAGTCATTCAACCGATACCAGAATCCTTAGATTCTCAGGCAAAGGTTTTCACAACCGCTTATGTCGAATTTAAAGAGCGCTCATCAAGTCGTGAAGGTCTCAAGACCATGTATTTGGTCACGCTGACTTTGTTACTGTTGTTGGCAATCTTTGGTGCTATCACTGCAGCGTTTTTAATTTCAAGTCAATTGGCATCACCCTTACTGATGTTAGCCGAGGGTACCAAGGCTGTTGCAGAGGGTAATTTGTCGCCGCGCCCTATCGCGACCACATCGGACGAATTAGGTAGTTTGACGCAATCGTTCAATACGATGACCCGACAATTATTTGAAGCACGTCAAACGGTTGAAAAGAATCGAACTGAGTTAGAGAATGCAAAAGCCTACTTAGAGTCGGTCTTGGGCAACATGTCTGCTGGCGTGATGGTGCTGGATCAAAACTGGTGCTTGGTGACCTGTAATCATTCGGTTGAACGTATTTTGAAGCGACAATTTAACGCCGATATTGGACGACCGCTTGCACAAATTGAAGGTATGCATGTGTTCGCTGATGCGGTTGATAAAGCATTCTCAGAGCAACAAGCACAGTCAGTTGGTGGTGAACAACAGGAGCACTGGCAACAGCAAATCGAATTGCCAAATCCAAGCTTGACTCGAATAGATGGGCAAACGCAAGGGAGTTCGGAATCTGAAGTTGAAAAAGGTCTCACCTTGTTGGCCCGTGGATCTCATCTACCGATCGCTTCTGGTATAGGTTATGTCATCGTGTTTGACGACATCACCAATATTATTTCTGCTCAACGTTCCATTGCTTGGGGTGAAGTAGCACGTCGACTCGCGCATGAAATTAAGAATCCATTGACGCCAATTCAGCTGTCGGCAGAACGATTGCAAATGAAGCTGTTCGATAAATTAAACGAGTCGGATGCGCAATTTCTCAATAAAAGCACAACCACAATTGTGAATCAAGTTAGTTCGATGAAGCGCATGGTGGATGATTTCCGTGATTACGCCAAAATCCCTCAGGCCGTTCTCTCTCGTATTAATTTAAGTGCTCTGATCGATGATGTTCTGCACCTGTATTTATCCGGTGATGGACGCGATATTATTCATTTGAAGTTAGCCCCTCATCTTCCAACGATTATGGGTGATGCGACGCAATTGCGTCAGGTGATTCACAACTTATTACAAAACGCGCAGGATGCGGTCTTGGAAAATCCTAAGTCAGACCAGATTCCACGGATTGATGTTGTCACTGAAATTGTGCATTATGTCAGCGCTGATAAATCTGAACGGGTAGCGATTAGGCTATCTGTGATTGATAACGGCCCAGGATTTTCCACAAAAATTCTGGCCCGTGCATTTGAACCATATGCGACTTCTAAACCAAAAGGTACAGGTTTGGGTTTAGCGATGGTGAAAAAAATTGTGGATGAGCATGGGGGTAAAATCGATATTCAAAATCGCACTGACACAAACGGTGCAAAAGTATCGATTTTGCTGTTAAAGTTAGCACCGGAATTAAACACCTAAGAATTAATTCAGGGCTTTAACGCTGAAAGCTTCCTTAGAGAAGAACAGCAAATTAAAATGATCGTGGTAGGGTTTAGGGTACATTTATGGCAAACATATTAGTAGTCGATGACGAGATGGGAATCCGAGAACTACTCTCGGAAATTTTGGGTGACGAGGGACACGTTGTTCAATTGGCTGAAAATGCCCAACAAGCACGCGAAGCAAGGGCTCAAGCAAGACCTGACTTAGTTTTGTTGGATATTTGGATGCCTGATACCGACGGTGTCACTTTGCTTAAAGAATGGCAGCGCGATGGTCTATTGACGATGCCAGTAATTATGATGTCGGGACATGCAACCATTGATACTGCAGTGGAAGCTACTAGAATTGGTGCTTTGAATTTCCTCGAAAAACCGATCGCCCTCCAGAAACTGTTAAAAGCAGTTCAGCAAGGATTGACCCGAAATATTGAACCTCCACGCCCAGTGACACCGATTAGTCGTATCAGCACAATGGATACGCCAGCGAGTCCAGCGCCAGTAGCTCAATTTTCTCAGCCTGCTCAAACATTCGATAACCGTGATTTCTCTCTCGGTAATCAAATGATGCAGAATAACCAGCACAACTTTGGAAGCTTATCGTTCGATCTTCCACTGCGTGAAGCACGTGATGCGTTTGAGCGTATCTACTTTGAGTATCATCTGCATCGAGAAGGCGGCAGTATGACGCGCGTTGCTGAAAAAACAGGTTTAGAGCGCACGCATTTGTATCGCAAGCTTAAGCAATTGGGTGTTGAGTCCGTTAAATATGGTAAGCGCGGCGAATAAGCCGATTACCGTTACATTGATTGCAGGTTCATCTTACTCACACCGAGAAACATGGATCTGCAATCAAATATCCCAACTTCCCGCGCAAAAAATTGGCGTCCTTTTAGAAGGGCTTCCCCAAGGCGATTTTTTGCTCGAGCCTAGTCAGAATCTCCTTCTTGAACGACTCGCATCAGGATGTTTTTGTTGCGTTGGAAATCTGGTTGTCCGAGTAGTGCTAAATCGTTTGATTCGCTCAAAAACCTCGCACATTTTCATCGGTTTAAGCCTAGCCGAACACCTCGCGTCTTTTAAGACATTTCTCCAAGATTCTTCATACCAAGAGCTTATTCAATTTGAATCAGAGCATATTTTGTCTTCTTGAAATATGTATTGATTAAGCGATTCACTAGTTTCGTTTTTCTTTCTTTTGCTCCCTAAAGTTCAACCCTTGCCGTGCCGTAACTATTAAGGCGGATAGGCAAGCGTGTCTGCAAAAAATGACCTTGTTTAGTGGTCATCAGATCAAATGATAAGCACCTCGGAAGTTTGTTTTTGGTCTTACTCACCGCAATGTGAAAGGATGAATAAAATGAACATTATTTATAACAGCGATCAATATAGTGTGGTCGAATTCGGTGCTGAGTCTGAACATGAAGCCTTGCGCTTTGGTGGGTATGAAATTACGGACAAAGCAGTGCGTCGTGAATGTTTTATAGGGGGGCTGCTCGCAGAAACCTTCCGGCATGACGTTCAACAACTGATTTCAAGCGAACCAAGCATAGAAGAAATCGATGAATTTCTTGGCAAATTCGATTCCTATATGGGACAAAATATCTCGTTGCATTGAACTTCTTGCGTCGCTTGGCAAGCGAGAGCTTGGAACATACCGTCCTCGGTGCGCTGGAGTCAAAAAAACAAAAGGGAAATGCTTGGCATTTCCCTTTTTACTTGTGCTATCGTTGACACCCTGCTTCGGTGCAAAATTAGCATGCTGATGTTGAATTAGACGAGGCAAAAAAAAACCCGCTAGCTAGGCTGCGGGTTTAAGTCCAAACCTTTTTGGGAGGTGTTGGAGGAGACAGGTATTAATGTATCGCAGTGCAGCAAAATAGTCTCGCTGCTTTTTCGTATATCAATCATCATTTTCGTGAATATCTCTGGGCTATTTTGACTTTTCCCCAGTGAAGCTGAAAACGCCGACTAAAATTAGAAATCACCCTCTAAATCACCGAGTAGATCGGTTCATTATTGAGCCCAGAAGAATGGCCGCTAAGTTATATGAATTACTTATGCCAAATTCTAAGTTCCTTCCTTAAAATAATGAATCATGAAAGACAGAATAAATCTGGAGATGCAGATGCAAGTGTTTGACCCAATTCTCAGTATTAATGAAGAAATTATCAAAATTCGACGACAAATCCATGCACATCCTGAACTTTGCTTTGAAGAAGTAAAGACGGCGGAATTGGTCAAAGCCAAATTGACCGAATGGGGAATTAGTTACATCGAAGGCTTAGCAGATACTGGGGTAGTCGGCATTATCAAAAAAGGCGAAGCGGGTCGTGCAATTGGTTTGCGCGCTGATATGGATGCCTTGCCAATGCAAGAAATTAATCAGTTCCCACACGCTTCAGTCCACCCGGGAAAAATGCATGCATGCGGTCATGATGGCCATACCGCGATGTTGCTTGGCGCAGCCCACTACTTGCAGTACCACGCGGAGTTTGATGGCACGGTGTATTTGATATTTCAACCCGCGGAAGAAGGCGGCGGTGGTGCACGACGGATGATCGCCGAGGGTCTATTCGAAAAATGCCCAATGGAAGCGGTGTTTGGACTGCATAATTGGCCTGGCCTTCCCGCCGGAAGTTTTGGTGTACGCGAAGGCGCTTTAATGGCTTCTTCTAATGAGTTTAAAGTAATCGTGCATGGTAAAGGCGCTCACGCAGCACAACCTCAAAAAGGTATCGATCCAGTGATGATCGCAGTGCAAATCGCGCAAAGTTGGCAAACCATTGTGAGTCGAAACCTTAATCCCCTCGAACCTGCCGTCTTATCCCTCACGCAAATTCATACTGGGAGCGCTACCAACGTCATTCCAGATGATGCAACAATGATCGGCACAGTCAGAACCTTTAGCATCGCTGCCCTTGATTTGATCGAGCAGCGGATGCGAACCATCGCGGAACAAACCGCCCTCGCCTTTGATGCACAAGTCGAGTTTCAGTTTAAGCGCAATTATCCTCCCTTGGTGAATCATGCCTCTCAAACCGAATTCGCGGTAAAGGTGATGCAAGACTTGGTGGGTAGCGACAAAGTCAACGCGAACGTGGAAGCGACGATGGGAGCGGAAGATTTCGCTTATATGCTGCAAGCCAAACCTGGTTGCTATGTCTTTTTAGGGAATGGTGATGGTGATCATCGAAGTGCGGGGCATGGCTTAGGCCCCTGCAATTTACATAATCCTAGCTATGATTTTAATGATGACTTACTACCGATCGGTGCAAGTTATTGGGTAAGCCTGGTGCAGAAGTACTTTGCAAAATAAGTCCAACTGGTACCAGCAATACGGACACTAGCAAAATTAATGTGTCATGCGAGATTATCAAAACAAAGGGCAGATCGAAATCTGCCCTTTGTGTTTTTATGATGAAAAATTTTGGTGCAAAATCAGTGCTTAGAATTCATCCCAATCGCCACTATCATCGTTTGCCACTTTCGCTGGCTTGGCGCCGATACGAGGAGCGCTAGCTCGCGCTGGCGCTGGTCTTGCCGCCGGAGCGCGACCAATATTCATAGAGCCCTGGGCGTTATTAAGTTTGAAGACATCAAGTGCTTTAGTCAGCAATTCGGCTTGTTCCTCCAAGGACTCGGCCGCAGCTGCAGCCTCTTCAACGAGAGCCGCGTTTTGCTGCGTCATTTCATCCATTTGATTGATCGCCGAGCCAATTTCTTGGATACCAGAACTTTGTTCTTGGCTAGCTGCAGTAATTTCAGCCATGATATCGCTCACGCGCCGCACCGACGCTACGATTTCACCCATAGTTTGACCGGCTTGATCGACCAACGCTGAACCAGCTGTGACCTTGTCGACCGAATCACCGATTAAGGCTTTAATTTCTTTCGCTGCTGCAGCGCTGCGTTGGGCCAAACTACGTACTTCAGAGGCGACCACGGCAAAGCCGCGACCTTGTTCTCCCGCACGGGCAGCTTCAACGGCCGCATTCAAGGCCAAAATATTGGTTTGGAACGCAATGCCATCAATCACGCTAATAATGTCGACAATTTTCTTAGATGACTGATTAATGTCATCCATGGTTGTAACGACTTGGCTAACGACCTCACCGCCCTTCACCGCAACTTCAGAGGCGGTTTCCACCATCTTATTGGCTTGACGAGCATTGTCGGCATTTTGTTTGACTGTCTCGGTCATCGTCTCCATTGACGAAGAAGTTTCTTCTAAGCTGCTTGCTTGAGACTCAGTTCTTGACGACAAGTCAGTATTTCCCGAGGCGATTTCAGCGCTAGCGACTTTGATCGTTTCAGCTGAAGTCTTG encodes the following:
- a CDS encoding methyl-accepting chemotaxis protein, with protein sequence MSIKRRIWALPIVATVIFGVGIAASVYFSTTAINSIKTTEKIDYPVLDKVKVIQTDVQGIVDSLKQAVGEDDKKGIDAVGERAKKVREKFKALGALPGQQALGDRLNKEFDAYYGPAVTVAKIMLGMDQGDPQAAIGQMQNSLKVLETDISKTVEAAQNQFTAGVDNSNDNVRRVLWTVIISGVFVVLVLGVVSFFIIRTIWQQLGGEPEYAQEIASAVASGDLTMRIDVEPGDTSSLLAALSEMQTRLQNMVSDIKTSAETIKVASAEIASGNTDLSSRTESQASSLEETSSSMETMTETVKQNADNARQANKMVETASEVAVKGGEVVSQVVTTMDDINQSSKKIVDIISVIDGIAFQTNILALNAAVEAARAGEQGRGFAVVASEVRSLAQRSAAAAKEIKALIGDSVDKVTAGSALVDQAGQTMGEIVASVRRVSDIMAEITAASQEQSSGIQEIGSAINQMDEMTQQNAALVEEAAAAAESLEEQAELLTKALDVFKLNNAQGSMNIGRAPAARPAPARASAPRIGAKPAKVANDDSGDWDEF
- a CDS encoding DUF1840 domain-containing protein, with the translated sequence MLVTFQTSATGEITMYQSHIGPVLEKLGKHVEQGVITVGELDSFIQAFEKIMAEDRQQRATEVEIDDDELDEIDKKKKRDFVSLSARLFPLYEMLKVAQKKQKEVIWGV
- a CDS encoding alpha/beta hydrolase codes for the protein MSAHVENTEEFFIQSSDGLRLFVRDWKPEKRHKKIGVVIVHGLGEHCGRYIHIARFFCTLGFTVRCFDQRGHGQSDGRRGDTRTAASNLEDLGLIIDDFSEQLDQEPLLFGHSMGGLFACHHALSKPHSITGLILVSPALSVKINRFQSFLFALASKFFPHLGVAHGTNGKYLSHDDEVVYEYQNDPLVHTKISAALFKSMLTSMKYVHAHPHQLKVPLLLMIAGDDQIVDSKGAQNFAEHLDHRLTAASATTITYAHFYHEIFNELDAIKAFDDLRTWLDQKNLMPSQ
- the rsmB gene encoding 16S rRNA (cytosine(967)-C(5))-methyltransferase RsmB, whose translation is MTESTRKTLTRPIISKPAKLAKSASTKKPHRASQTVNENRKPRQTPYDIKPDTRVSISPDQPELLALKADSLALSLSAAAQAVSYVLDGTALPQALSRVFAQEEYTPQMRGAIQDISYRTMRQVGRVDALITLMTNKPVEPPLLYSLLCCALSLLVVEADETPPYSEFVVVDQAVNAASSNSHMVFAKGMVNAVLRRFLREKESLIPTVLKQPAAMWNYPQWWVDQTKAAYPDTWQAILKSGNLPPPMTLRVNRRISNIEYYLKTLKEHGIEAKQIGPSAIQLKRPLPVTQIPGFEQGVVSVQDAAAQLAAPLLDLQDGMRVLDACAAPGGKTGHILELAQVELLAIETDAKRIERIHENLARLQLFAEIKQGDASRMNWWDGKAFDRILADVPCTASGVVRRHPDIRWLRRKSDAAQLAVTSTRILDNLWKMLKPGGKLLLVTCSIWPIESEKQAQSFAERHGARRFPAPGQLLPTSDPDNEHDGLFYALFQKPEE
- a CDS encoding ATP-binding protein translates to MTRFLKYGLLIGGALMSVLFFFLITATENSSRFLASNNTFTLLLIANAVVAAGLLAMVSALLWQLIRRYRQREFGSRIMTRLVILFALAGILPGSLIYIVSVQFVTHSIDSWFSVKLDPLLNSGINLGDTALQYTLKDLESKARSMANQLSDPSDASLLPIPIKLSRIREQMQIQEATIISAKGKLIATTNAKRGSFIPEMPSISMIRAAQLEGKFAQIGSHNDHTGEDPSKNLFTETHNKAGADAANQEFLRVIVALPSMGLNNLFQNETNYLQVIQPIPESLDSQAKVFTTAYVEFKERSSSREGLKTMYLVTLTLLLLLAIFGAITAAFLISSQLASPLLMLAEGTKAVAEGNLSPRPIATTSDELGSLTQSFNTMTRQLFEARQTVEKNRTELENAKAYLESVLGNMSAGVMVLDQNWCLVTCNHSVERILKRQFNADIGRPLAQIEGMHVFADAVDKAFSEQQAQSVGGEQQEHWQQQIELPNPSLTRIDGQTQGSSESEVEKGLTLLARGSHLPIASGIGYVIVFDDITNIISAQRSIAWGEVARRLAHEIKNPLTPIQLSAERLQMKLFDKLNESDAQFLNKSTTTIVNQVSSMKRMVDDFRDYAKIPQAVLSRINLSALIDDVLHLYLSGDGRDIIHLKLAPHLPTIMGDATQLRQVIHNLLQNAQDAVLENPKSDQIPRIDVVTEIVHYVSADKSERVAIRLSVIDNGPGFSTKILARAFEPYATSKPKGTGLGLAMVKKIVDEHGGKIDIQNRTDTNGAKVSILLLKLAPELNT
- a CDS encoding response regulator; its protein translation is MANILVVDDEMGIRELLSEILGDEGHVVQLAENAQQAREARAQARPDLVLLDIWMPDTDGVTLLKEWQRDGLLTMPVIMMSGHATIDTAVEATRIGALNFLEKPIALQKLLKAVQQGLTRNIEPPRPVTPISRISTMDTPASPAPVAQFSQPAQTFDNRDFSLGNQMMQNNQHNFGSLSFDLPLREARDAFERIYFEYHLHREGGSMTRVAEKTGLERTHLYRKLKQLGVESVKYGKRGE
- a CDS encoding BTH_I0359 family protein — protein: MNIIYNSDQYSVVEFGAESEHEALRFGGYEITDKAVRRECFIGGLLAETFRHDVQQLISSEPSIEEIDEFLGKFDSYMGQNISLH
- a CDS encoding M20 aminoacylase family protein, with protein sequence MQVFDPILSINEEIIKIRRQIHAHPELCFEEVKTAELVKAKLTEWGISYIEGLADTGVVGIIKKGEAGRAIGLRADMDALPMQEINQFPHASVHPGKMHACGHDGHTAMLLGAAHYLQYHAEFDGTVYLIFQPAEEGGGGARRMIAEGLFEKCPMEAVFGLHNWPGLPAGSFGVREGALMASSNEFKVIVHGKGAHAAQPQKGIDPVMIAVQIAQSWQTIVSRNLNPLEPAVLSLTQIHTGSATNVIPDDATMIGTVRTFSIAALDLIEQRMRTIAEQTALAFDAQVEFQFKRNYPPLVNHASQTEFAVKVMQDLVGSDKVNANVEATMGAEDFAYMLQAKPGCYVFLGNGDGDHRSAGHGLGPCNLHNPSYDFNDDLLPIGASYWVSLVQKYFAK
- a CDS encoding DUF4390 domain-containing protein, which produces MGNVVRSGMLLLAIFCLSFSCVDSVRAEGIEVTTAKLEASDDGYRVLVGFAFELGSDVRAAINEGIPVSFIAEVEINRPRWYWFDEKTIRSTQTIKIQYDLWRRQYTAAVNGGLKQNFTTLDEVINLVKQPRRWLVAEKNGLSAGANYNVAVRLKLDSSQLSKPMLFTSLSNSGWRLSSDWKRFTFKVEEK